One stretch of Halanaerobiales bacterium DNA includes these proteins:
- a CDS encoding phosphoglycerate kinase has protein sequence MMKKKLKDMDFKNKKALVRVDFNVPLKNGEVADDTRIEAALPTIEYLINEKAKVILMSHLGRPGGKVDESLRMDPVAEKLADLLGKPVSKVDDCIGPEVEDAIADMEDGDVLVLENTRFYPGEKANDEDFAKKLAKLADAYVNDAFGAAHRAHASTTGVAKLLPAGAGFLMQQELNALSKATDNPEHPYVAIMGGAKISDKMEAIRSLLNRVDYLLVGGGIANTFLLAKGYDMGDSLVEEDMVELAQDLMEEAKEKGVELVLPIDVVVADEFKEDATHKVVDADKIPAGWQSLDSGGPKTLKKFKEIISKARIISWNGPIGVFEMKEFAKGTNELAKALAEADAVTIIGGGESAAAIKKAGLEDSMTHISTGGGASLDFLAGKNLPGVDALDEVEPTDFEEIDDIEDLE, from the coding sequence TTGATGAAAAAGAAGTTAAAAGACATGGATTTTAAAAATAAAAAAGCACTGGTTAGAGTAGATTTTAATGTTCCATTAAAAAACGGAGAGGTAGCCGATGATACTCGCATAGAGGCTGCCCTTCCTACCATTGAATATTTGATAAATGAAAAAGCAAAAGTGATTTTGATGTCCCATCTGGGTCGTCCTGGAGGAAAAGTTGATGAATCTCTCCGTATGGATCCAGTGGCTGAAAAATTAGCTGACTTACTGGGTAAACCTGTTTCCAAGGTAGATGATTGTATTGGTCCTGAAGTAGAAGATGCAATTGCAGATATGGAAGATGGTGATGTATTAGTTTTAGAAAACACCCGTTTTTATCCTGGAGAAAAGGCTAATGATGAAGATTTTGCTAAAAAATTAGCTAAATTAGCTGATGCATATGTCAATGATGCTTTTGGTGCTGCTCATAGAGCCCATGCATCTACTACTGGTGTAGCGAAACTCCTTCCTGCAGGAGCAGGTTTTTTGATGCAGCAGGAATTAAATGCATTATCTAAAGCAACTGATAATCCAGAACACCCTTATGTAGCAATTATGGGTGGAGCAAAAATTTCTGATAAAATGGAAGCTATTCGTAGTCTCCTAAATAGAGTAGACTATCTTTTAGTTGGTGGTGGAATAGCCAATACTTTCCTTTTAGCTAAAGGCTATGATATGGGAGATTCTCTGGTAGAAGAAGATATGGTTGAGTTGGCTCAAGATTTGATGGAAGAAGCTAAAGAAAAAGGTGTTGAATTAGTTCTTCCCATTGATGTAGTTGTGGCAGATGAATTTAAAGAAGATGCAACTCATAAAGTTGTAGATGCTGATAAAATTCCAGCAGGCTGGCAATCACTTGATAGTGGAGGTCCAAAAACTCTTAAAAAATTTAAAGAAATTATCTCTAAAGCCAGAATCATAAGCTGGAATGGGCCAATTGGTGTTTTTGAAATGAAAGAATTTGCCAAAGGCACTAATGAATTAGCCAAAGCTCTGGCTGAAGCAGATGCTGTTACTATCATTGGTGGTGGTGAATCAGCAGCTGCTATCAAGAAAGCTGGACTCGAAGATTCTATGACTCATATTTCAACTGGAGGAGGAGCATCACTCGATTTTTTAGCAGGAAAGAACCTTCCTGGGGTTGATGCTTTGGATGAAGTAGAACCAACTGATTTTGAAGAAATTGATGATATTGAAGATTTAGAATAA
- the gap gene encoding type I glyceraldehyde-3-phosphate dehydrogenase, protein MSVKIGINGFGRIGRAVFRSGFDNPEVEFVGVNDLVDPQTLAYLLKYDSSQGTFEYDVDYTDNSLIVDGKEVKIFSEKDPADLPWEENDVEVVIESTGLFRDGKDAKKHIEAGAKKVIISAPADNEDLTLVMGVNDDKYDPKEHDIISNASCTTNCLAPVAKVLNDKFGIEKGLMTTVHSYTTSQNILDGPYKWKKITRGRAAAENIVPTTTGAAKAVTTVLPELEGKLDGMAMRVPTPTGSIVDLVVDLNEDVTKEDIDNAMKEAAEGELEGILGYSDEPKVSRDYIGDPRSSIYDSNHTRLVQGNQVKILSWYDNEWGYSSRLVDVALMLKEQGL, encoded by the coding sequence TTAGAAGTGGATTTGATAATCCTGAGGTTGAATTTGTAGGTGTTAACGATTTAGTAGATCCTCAAACTCTTGCCTATCTTTTAAAATATGATAGTAGTCAGGGAACATTTGAGTATGATGTAGATTATACTGATAATAGTTTAATAGTTGACGGAAAAGAAGTTAAGATCTTTAGTGAAAAAGATCCAGCAGATCTTCCCTGGGAAGAAAATGATGTAGAAGTTGTTATTGAATCAACTGGTCTTTTTAGAGATGGAAAAGATGCCAAAAAACATATAGAAGCAGGGGCCAAAAAGGTTATAATTTCTGCTCCAGCTGATAATGAAGATTTAACTCTAGTTATGGGAGTTAATGATGATAAGTATGATCCTAAAGAACATGATATTATTTCAAATGCATCCTGTACAACTAATTGTTTAGCACCTGTAGCCAAAGTACTTAATGATAAATTTGGAATTGAAAAAGGATTAATGACTACTGTTCACTCTTATACCACAAGTCAGAATATCCTTGATGGACCTTATAAATGGAAGAAAATAACCAGAGGTAGAGCAGCTGCTGAAAATATTGTTCCTACTACAACAGGGGCAGCTAAAGCAGTAACTACTGTACTTCCAGAATTAGAAGGAAAACTTGATGGTATGGCCATGAGAGTACCTACACCAACTGGTTCAATTGTGGATTTAGTTGTAGACCTTAATGAAGATGTAACAAAAGAAGATATTGATAATGCTATGAAAGAGGCAGCTGAGGGTGAATTAGAAGGAATTTTAGGATATAGTGATGAACCAAAAGTATCTCGTGATTATATTGGAGATCCCCGTTCTTCAATCTATGATTCAAACCACACTCGTTTAGTTCAGGGTAATCAGGTAAAAATACTTTCCTGGTATGACAATGAATGGGGTTATTCCTCAAGATTAGTTGATGTAGCACTAATGCTTAAAGAACAAGGACTATAA